The Altererythrobacter sp. H2 genomic sequence TCCGTGAAATCGAAAAAAGGACGATTTCACGCAAGTCTGGGAGGGGGCGTGGGCAGCTTTGCCAGGAACGCCCGATGCCCGCTCGTCCGGAACCCGGCGAGGATGGGTGCATGATAGGCGACCAGTTCGAACGCGGGCGCGCCGAGCGGAGCCAGGGCGGAACACATCGCGACACAGCACTGCGTCATCGCACCGGGCTCGTCGTCCCTGCCGGGTTCCTCGTCGCCGCAATGCCCTGTTTGAGCCATCTCGCGATGATCCATCGGCGTCGCCGCCATAGCCATGCCCGACTGCATCGCCAGCGGTGCGATCAGCATGGCCAGCGCTGCCAGTATGAGATGAAGACGACGGAGCATTACCGAAATGTCCTAGGCCCGGGGGTTAACAGGGTCAATTTTCTTGTGGAGCCAAAGGTACGCGCGTCGTTTCCGCGTTTGCCCTTATGCGCCCGCATCATCCCACGGACTCAAGGTCATCGAGGATGGGGCAGTCGGGCATTTGGTCGCCGTGACACTCGGCGGCCAGGCGCTCGAGCGATCGGCGCATCGAATCCAGCTGCCGAGACTTGGACTTCAATTCGGCCGCACGGGCGAGAGCAAGTGCCTTGACTTCCGCACTGGCGCGGCTGCGATCCTGCCAGAGTCCCAGCAGCTGCCGTATTTCCTCGATACCGAAGCCGAGATCGCGAGCCCGTCCGATGAAAGCGAGCGTGTGAACGTCTGTCCGATCATAGTCCCGGTATCCCGAATCTCTCCTTGGGGCAGCAGTGATCAAACCCACCTTCTCGTAATGCCGGATCATCCGCTGGCTCACGCCTGACGCGTTCGAGGCTTCGCCGATCTTCACAAGTGGATGCTCCGCAACCGCAGCGAATTGCCGATGACCGCCACCGAACTGAACGCCATCGCCGCACCTGCGATGATCGGACTCAGCAGGAGGCCGAACCACGGGTACAGAACCCCGGCCGCGATGGGCACGCCGGCGGCGTTGAACACGAACGAGAAGAACAGGTTCTGCCGGATATTCGCCATGGTCGCGCGGCTGAGCTTGCGCGCGCGGACGATGCCCCGCAGATCGCCCTGCACCAGGGTGATCGCCGCGCTTTCCATCGCCACGTCGGTGCCCGTGCCCATCGCAATGCCGACATCGGCGGCTGCGAGAGCAGGAGCGTCGTTGATACCATCCCCCGCCATCGCCACACGCCGCCCTGCGCGACGAAGCTCCTCCACCTTCGCCTGCTTCTGCTGCGGAAGGACATCGGCCATCACCTCGTCGATCCCGACCCGGCGGGCGACCGCTTCGGCCGTCCGGCGATTGTCGCCGGTCATCATGACGACGTGGATGCCGCTCTGGCGGAGCTCCGCGACGGCCTCGGCAGCGCTGTCCTTGATCGGATCTGCCACCACCACGATGCCGGCCAGCCTCCCGTCGATAGCGACGAACATGACGCCTTCGCCCTCGGACCGATGCTGGTCTGCCTGACTTTCGAGCGGGCCGGTGTTTGCTCCGATCGTTTCAAGGAGGGCTGCGTTGCCCAACGCGACACGGCGTCCATCCACCTCCCCGGTTACGCCCTTGCCAGTGACCGAGGCGAAATCGGAACTCTCCGGCAGCACGATCCCCCGATCGTTCGCGCCTTCGACGATCGCCGCAGCCAGTGGATGCTCGCTGCCGCGCTCCAGCGCCGCGGCGAGGCGGAGGACCTCGTTCTCGTCGAAGCCATCCGCCGGCTGGATTTTGACCAGCTTCGGCTTGCCGACCGTCAGGGTGCCGGTCTTGTCGACGACCAGCGTATCGATCCTTTCGGTAAGTTCGAGCGCTTCGGCGTTCTTGACCAGTACTCCGGATGTCGCCCCCCGGCCGGTTCCCACCATGATCGACATCGGCGTCGCCAGACCCAGCGCACAGGGACACGCGATGATGAGGACCGCCACCGCATTGACCAGGGCGTGCGCGGCGCGCGGCTCGGGTCCGACGAAATTCCAGACGATGAAGGTAGCGATGGCGATCAGGACCACACCCGGGACGAACCAGCCGGAGACCCTGTCCGCAAGCGCTTGGATCGGTGCACGCGAACGCTGCGCGTCGGCCACCATGCGGACGATCTGCGAGAGCATGGTATCGCGTCCAACGCGATCGGCGCGCATGACCAGACCGCCGGTACCATTCACCGTGGCGCCGGTGACCCGGTCGCCTTCCCCCTTCTCGACCGGAACGGGCTCGCCGCTGATCATCGACTCATCGATCGAGCTCCTGCCCTCGACCACGATGCCGTCGACCGGCACCTTCTCGCCGGGTCGGATGCGCAGAAGATCGCCGACCTGGACGAGGTCCAGCTCGACGTCCTCGTCGTTACCGTCGGAGTTGACCTTTCGGGCTGTCTTGGGAGCCAGGCCGAGCAAGGCGCGGATCGCCTTTCCGGTGGCGGAGCGCGCGCGCAGCTCGAGAACCTGACCGAGCAGCACGAGCGTGGTGATGACGGCCGCGGCCTCGAAATAGACCGGCACCATGCCGCCCATCGTCCGGAGCGCTGGAGGAAAAATCTGTGGCGCGACGGTCGCGACCACGCTGTAGCCGAACGCGACCCCGACGCCGAGCCCGATCAGCGTGAACATATTGAGGTTGCGGGTTCGCAGCGACTGCCAGAACCGCTCGAAGAACGGCCAGCCGCCCCACAGGACGACCGGCGCCGCGAGCACCAGCTGCACCCATTGGGACATACGTATGGGCATTACTTCCCAGCCGACTAGCTCCATCAGGACGACCAGAACGACAAGCGGGACGCTGAACGCGGCGCTCACCCAGAAGCGCCGCGTCATGTCTATGAGTTCGGGGTTCGGGCCTTCCTCCAGCGTCGGCTCGAGGGGCTCCAACGCCATGCCGCAGATGGGGCAGGTGCCGGGACCGTCCTGGCGGATTTGGAGATGCATGGGGCAGGTCCAGATCGTGCCGGCGGGCACGTCCGACAGATTGGCCTTCGTAGCTCCCGAAGCCGCGCCGGAAAGGTAGCCCTCCGGATTGGCGCTGAACTTTGCCAGACAACTCGCACTGCAGAACCAGTAGGGTTTTCCGTCGAGCTCGAACCGGTGAGGGCTGGTTCGGCTATCCACCTTCATGCCGCAGACGGGGTCAGTCGTCATGCCGTGCTCGTGTCCGCCCTGCGGGGCCGCGCGCGAACCATGCGTGCAGTCGTGGTGATGATGGTTCTCGTGCATGTCCGGCTCCTTCAGAACGAATCGGTATGCGCGACCTTATGGTGTCTGACATCATGTCAGGGTCAAGCGGATCCGCCAGTGGTGGTTGAACAGGGATGGAGATGTTGCTGGAGCCGCGTTTCTTTGGACCTTTCATAACAAGCAAATGGCTGAAAATACCTCGATGGTTGGCGCGCGATGAAAGCTGGGTAATCACATATTGGTCTGATCGGGCGGTACATCCGCGGGAAGCTCAGCCGCACCGTCAGCGAAGGCTGGCAGGTCGAGATCTGGGCCGACGTTGTAGCTCGTCATCGACAGCGACCCCAGTGAATATCCCTCGATGAATGACTGGGAACGCCCTTCCGCGGCCGCCAGGCCCGCCGTGTAGAGCAGCGGAAGGTAGTGATCGGGTGTCGGCACGGCCTTTGCAAAGTCAGGATGCTCGCCGAGCTTCAGAATGCCTGAAGGATCGTCGGCCATTTGGGCGCGTACGGCCTCGTCGAACCGCTGTGCCCAATCGGCTCCTGCGGTGGGCTGATTCCATTGCACCAGCCTAAGGTTATGGACGACGTTGCCGCTCGACAGGATGAGCACACCCTTATCGCGCAGAGAATTCAGCCGTGCGCCAAGCTCGAGGTGATAGGAGAACGGCTGCGAGGCGTTGATCGACAGCTGTAGAACCGGGACGTCCGCCTTGGGATAGAGGTGCGCCAGAACACTCCAGGTTCCGTGATCGAGGCCCCACTCTTCCTGGTCCAGCCCCACCCACTCCGGCCTGACCGCCTCCACGACTTCCTGCGCGACATCGGGGGCTCCACTCGCGGGGTACTGGAAGTCGAACAGCGGCTGGGGAAAGCCGAAGAAGTCGTGGATCGTGCGTGGCCGGGCCATGGCGGTCACCGCGGTCGCCCCGATGTACCAATGAGCCGATACGACCAGGATGGCGCGCGGGCGCGGCAATCGCTCGCCCAGCGCGCGCCAGGCCTGCGTGTATCCGTTGAGCTCAAGCGTGTTCATGGGGCTGCCATGGCCGATGAACAGGGCGGGCATCCTGTTCACTGGCCGACTCCCAGGGTGACCACCGCCATCAACACCGGCAGACTAACCAAGGCGGCCGAAAACCAGGCCAGGTCCCACTTGTCGCTCTTATCCATGTGACGTCTCCTCACGGCTGACATTGCGATCGATCCATGCGGCGAACGCGTCGATGAAGGTCTGGAAGAAGGCCTCGGTGTCCTTCGCGGCGAGATCGCCTCGGTCGTCGAACATCGCGCCGGCGCCGCCGATATACGCCTCCGGCTGCTGTAGGACCGGCATGTCGAGGAACACCAGCGACTGGCGCAAGTGATGGTTGGCGCCAAAGCCGCCTACTGCTCCTTGCGACAGGCTCATCACCGCCGCCGGCTTTCCGGCAAACACGCTGGCGCCGTAGGGTCGCGATCCGACGTCGATGGCGTTCTTGAGCGCGCCGGGGACCGAGCGGTTGTATTCCGGCGTGACGAACAGCACGGCATCGCTTGCCTTGACCTGGGATCGGAAGCGCTCCCACGGGGCCGGGGCGCCGCCTGCCTCGACATCTTCGTCGTAGAGCGGCAGGTCGCCGATCTCGACGATTTCGAGTTCGACGCCGTCCGGCGCAAGCCCGGCCAGCGCGTGCGCTGCCTTGCGGTTGAGCGAATCCTTACGGAGGCTGCCGACGATCACGGCTACTTTACGGGTCTGGGTCATTTGGAATTCTCCTGATTTGAAATGGGTGCCGGTGAGCGGCAGCGGGGGGTGGGCGCCACTCACCGGCGGGCCGATCATCACGCCAAAACGTCAGCGTGCGTCGACCAGAACCAGTTCACTGTCTTCCAGCGCTGTTACCTCGATCCGTGCGAGCCCGGTGATCGCGGCGCCGTCACGCGCGTTGACCTCCACCTCGTCGATGCGAACCTTGCCCGTCGCCGGCACCAGATACAGATGCCGGTCGGGCGCTGCCTCGTACGTCACGGTTTCGCCCGCCTTGATAGTGGCGCCGAGCACGCGGGCCTGCGCCCTGATCGGCAAGCTGTCGCTGTCTTCCTCGATGCCGGATGCGAGGGTCACGAACTGGCCGTCCCGATCATCCTTCGGAAAGGGCCGTGCGCCCCAGCTGGGCTGGCCTCCGCGTTCATCGGGGATGATCCATATCTGGAAGATCTGCGTGGCCTCATCCTCGTGGTTGTATTCCGAATGCGTCACGCCGCTTCCGGCCGACATCACCTGCACGTCGCCGGCTTCAGTCCGGCCGGTGTTGCCCAGGCTGTCCTGGTGGGTGATCGCGCCCTTCCGGACGTAGGTGATGATTTCCATGTCGCGGTGGGGGTGCGGCGGAAAGCCGGACCGGGGCGCGATGGTGTCGTCGTTCCACACCCGCAGCTGGCCCCAGTTGGTCCGCGCAGGATCGCGGTAGTCGGCGAACGCGAAGTGGTGGCGGGCGTCGAGCCAGCCATGATCGGCCGCGCCGAGACCCGCAAACGGTCGAACTTCTATCATCGTCATTCTCCTGAATGTCTTGTCGAAGCCGATATGGGCCTTGCGGCCATTCAGGATAAGCGGGATAAAGTGGTTCGAAATGATCAGGAAAATCGAACAATGGACGTTGGAAGCCCGACCGTCGACCAGCTCAGGATTTTCCTCGCGGTAGCTGAGCACGGCAGCTTCAATCAGGCCGCCAAGAAGCTGGGCCGCGCGCTATCGGTTGTCAGCTACGGCATCGCAGCACTGGAGCTTCAGCTTGGAGTGAAGGTGTTCGATCGTGAAGGCTCACGGCGTCCCAAACTGACCGATCCCGGACGCGCGCTGCTGGCGGACGCGCGGGCGGTCATCGATGAGGTCGACGGAATGGTGGCGCGGGCGCGCAGCGTCCGGCAGGGGCTAGAGACCGAACTCGCGCTGGCGGTCGACGTGATGGTGCCGAGCACCGCGTCGCACGGCTTCTCTCCAGCCACATCGAGGAACTCGAACGCAAGGATGCTCTGCTCGGCGATGTCTTTGCTAGTGGCCAAGGAGGTCTTCATGGCTAACGAGGCCCCCGTCGATGCGACCGAGCGCCGGCGGCTCACAAGGCTCATCCGCCTCCCCGAGGTGCAAGATCGCGTCGGACTGGGCCGTTCTACGATCTACCGATGGATGGCCGAGGGGAAGTTTCCCAAACCTGTGCAACTGGGTGGGTTCACTGTCGCCTGGCCGGAACACGAGATTGTAGAATGGATAGCCGGTCAGATGGGCAGGCGCGATCGAGGGCCCGGCTAAGCCACGCTTTCCCAGCATGTATCGGGCACCATCATCGCGCGCACGGTGATGCGAATTGAGGGGGTGGGGGTGCAGGCGCGCAAGCTCAGGCGAGGAAAACAGTCTGAACCGGCTCGTGCTTGGTGATCGAGATCATGGCGAACAACCGCCTTAACGCGTCGATTGCCGAGACACCGGTTTTGGCCCGCCCGGTTCCGAATTTCCCGGGTACCCCCTGCTCGGTGACGAAGGCGACCGTGTACACTTGATCCGTTTGCACCTCGGCTGATCCTGCAAACAATCGGTCAATACGCCGCCCACTGGGATTTTCCGCTTTCAGAAAGAGCTTCAGGCCCAGCATTCTCTTCACGTATCCTCCCATTTGTCCAAACGGATCAGCCGAGAAGGTGCGCTCGAGATTCTCTTCGATCATCGTGCGAATCTCCGCACCGGTCAGCTGGACCGTCATAACTTCGGGATTGGTCGGGATGATGTTCCACAGGTCATTGAGCGTGACGGGTCCGGGCGCAATCGGCGCTCCGTATCGCCAGCCATTCGAGAATGCGAGGTCGGTTCCGCCGACCCCGGCGATTGCCCGCAGGAGAATGTCGTCCATAGAGGACTGCGCCATCGCGTAGCGATGCAGGGGCTTGTCGATATGTCCCACCACTTCCGACATTTGGACCCGCTCCGGAGCGAGCGCATCTTCCACCATCGCTGCGACTTTGGCATCGTCGGCAAGGCTGTCATCGATTGGGATAAGTTCGTGGCGATGCGAGGCGACGCGGCCTGCTTCGACCTCTAGATCGAGCCGGCCGACGAACGAGCCGTGGCAGCCGGACTGGAAGATGATCGCGCCGTTTTCGACAATCGCCTCATGCATGCGGTTGTGCGTATGGCCGCTGACGATGACGTCAATTCCGTCGGTTTCACGGGCCAGTTTGACGTCCTGCGGAAACCCGAGGTGTGATAGCACGACCACAAGATCCACGCCCTCCGAGTCGCGCAGGTGCCGGATAGTGCCGGGCAACTCCTCGTTGCCGATCGTGAAACGGACGCCCTCGCTAAAGGCTCGCGGCATAGTCTTGTCGACGATCGGGCACGCAATCCCGACGATCCCGACACGCAGACCGCCGCGTTCCACAATGCGCCACGGTGCGAGCAGCAGAGAGCCGTTGTCTTTCCGGTAGCAGTTGATCGCGAGCATGGGGTAATCGAGCTTGGCTGCAAGATCGCACACCCCTGTGGGTGTGTAAGCGAACTCCCAGTGGACGGTCATCGCATCGATCTTCAATGCGTTCATCATCGGAACCAGGGCATGGCCGCGCGAAGCGACCGCGACATGGGTACCGTGGAACGTGTCGCCGTTGTCGAGCGCGATCACCGCGCCCCCGGTGACCTGCCTTACCCGATCGAAGAGCGTCGCGATGCGGGCGAGGCCACCGAGTTCGATGAATGTCCACTCACCCCCTTCGCGCACCAGTTCGCGATGCGGTTCGATGTAACCGTGAAGGTCGTTGAGCTGAAGAAGGGTCAGGCTGCGCCGCATCGAATGATCTCTTTCAATGATGTCGAAAACTTTCAACGAACACGGAGTCAGACAGCGCGTGCCGAGCGGAACGCTGACTTGAACTCGTCAAGGCTGAGGGCGCCATTCACCAGACGGTGGCCGATCAGGTAGGCTGGCGTTCCCGCCAAACCCAGCGTGAACGCCTCGATACGGGTGTGTGCGATCGCGCGGTCGATGGCTTGTCGCTGCGAGGCGAGGTCGGTTTCAATCTGCGCCCAATTGCCGCCAACCGCTTCTGCTACTTCCCGCAGCACCGTATCCTCGAGACGTCGTGGCTCTGCCATCAGCGCCTGATGGAAGTCGGAATAAATTCCCTGCCAGTCGCTCGCCAGCGCGACGCGCGCGGAGCGTTCGGAGAGCGCGCCAAAGATCGGCCATTCCTTGTAGATCAACATTACCTCACCATCCTCCCCGACGGCCTCGTGAAGAGCGGGGCTTGCAAAACGGCACGCAGGGCATTGATAGTCGCCGAACACGACGACAGCGAGAGTGGCATCAGGCGGCCCAGCGCGAGGGGCATCGGGGTCCTGAAGCGCCGCTTGCGCGGTCGGATTGGCCGCGACATCGACGCCCAATGGTGTCAGTCCGCGCAGAATCGCGCTTGCGCCCCATCCCCCCAGTGCCACCAGTGCGAGCTGCGCGAGGTGCCGCCGGGACAGTCCGGCCTCAGCCACAGGCAGTTCTCCCGCGCCCGAGTGGTGCAAAACCAACCCAAACACCCTCTGCGGCCAGCGGCGCGACGTCGCTTCGACAAACGTTGTGGGTCGAGGAACGGGCCGCAGGCCTTTTGGCGTCCAGACGAGCCGCGCGCTCAGTCGAAATGCTCTGGAGGAACGAGCTGTCGTCAGGGATCAAGGCACTACTTCCAGCTTGGGTGGGAAGATAACCGGCAAGCGCCGATGTCTAATGGTCACGGGCTCCACCCACGAGGAACAGGCCGGCGCGGACGAACAGCGCTGGAAGGAGGCTGTGCAGCTGCATGTGCTGGGCAATCCGCGGCGCCAGGTGCCGCGTGGGAAAGGGCTGCTTCGGGCAGAAAACTGATGTTTGGCGCAAACACTCAGCCGAGGTCGCAGCCAAATCTTACCCCAGCCTTAGCTCCTCGGCGTCGGCGCTTGTTTGGTAGCAACACCATGGCCTCGTCCGCCTACCACATCGCTCGACCGGTATTGGCCCATAACCATTCCCCAGCTCGTTCGACGTTCGCACGATTATGCAAGGGTTTGTCGCCGCCTCGATCCATTAATCGGCAATCAGGGCAAAGCCTCGCAACTGCAATGTCGCAACCGTCGTCAGCGCTGCCAAATCGATCGTCACCGTCGGAGCCACGTCGGATGCCGCGATCTTCTGGGCATGCAGTGCCTGGCCGCAGACGTGAATCTGCGCGCCTGCAGCTTCGAGTTCGGCAATCAAGGCCAGGTTCGGGTTATCCATTGCGAACCGGCTGCGATACGCGGTGTGGGCCACGATGGCGGATGTGGCCGGGCCATGAATGACCGCCACGATGTTGCCGCCAGGGGGTCGGACGCTTTTGGTCGCGAGCAGGTTGAGAAAACGGGCGACCTTCCCGAGCGAGGGATGCGGGGCGCTTGAGTCCGTGGCTGCTGCGCTTATGTCGAACACGACGCGATAGTCGATCGCGGGGTCCGGCTGGTTCGCCGCGTCGGGAAGCGAGACGACCGCGCCGTAATGCGGAACCGGTAAGGCTGGCGGTGTCTCGGCCTCGATTGGCGATGCGAACAGGGCACCGGTTGCCGCCAACATACAGGCCAAAGCTCTCATCGCCGCGCCCTCTCATGTCCGTGCGCTTCGGATGGTGAGCGCCACCCGTGGCGGCGAAATATGTCAGCCCCCGTCTTGCTCGCGAGAAAAGCCGTGAAGGCCTGTGCCTCGGCTCTTTGATCGCTCGAGGTGGTCGTCGCCACCGCCATCGGGCGATACAGCACGATGTCGCGCTCGATCGCCACCTGGTCGGCAATCGCCGGATTGGCGGTCTGCCAGATCCCCCAGATTATCCAGGCGTCGATCCCGGGCTCGGCAATCCATTTCTCCCGCGCCTCGGCGCTGTTGGCCGCGAAGACACCAATCCTCGGGCGGAGCTTCCGGAGAAAACCTATTCCGCCGGCGCGGCTGGCCAGATCTTCCCACAACCCGTCCTGGCCCGCGCCCTCGACGACCATGACGTCGAGATCGCCACGCAGAAGATCGCGGAATCCTTTGATCTTCGCCGGATTGCCCTTGCGGACGAGGATGGCCGCAGGACGATCGTAGAGCGGCTGCACATCGGTTTGGCGCAGGGCGGTTGGCAGTGCGCGCACGAAGTCCGTCATCATCGTATCCGATCCGCTGAAGATCACGTCGGCGTCCTTGCGCGCGTTCTCGATCCATTGCGGGGTGGGGCCGCTCACGACCTCGATATCGATACCGGTGTCCTTCTCGAACTGCGCGGCCGCCTCGCGTACCGCCGGCGCAGGGCCGCCCGGACCATAGACCTTCACCTGCGCGGCAGCCGGGGTTGTGATCAAAGCGGCTACAACCGCTGTGGCGAGCAGATACTTCATATCGGCTTCCTCTCGTTACGGACGTTCTCGATCAACGAAGCAGTTGCAACTTCGGGGCCTGCGGTGCGGCGGGGCACGGTGTCTTGGGGATCGATCATCCGGGAGTCCCCGCCAGTTCGACCAGCATGTCGCTCGACAGCACTTGCGGCAGCTCGCGCAGTTCACCCGACTTTGTCGCAAACAGATAATAGGGAATCGAATTACGGCCCTGCTTGGCAAGGAAACGCGTGATTGCGGGGTCCCCGCGCGTCCAGTCGCCTTCCATCACCACCACACCGGCCTTCTCGAAGGCTGCCCTGGTCTGCGGTCGATCGATCGCGATCCGGTCGTTGACCTGGCAGATCAGGCACCAGTCGGCGGTGAAATCGACGAACACGGGCGTACCGGCCGCGCGCAACTGTGCGAGCCTCGCCTCGCTGAACGGCTGGCGGCCTTTGGCGGTCGCCACCGATGCGGCCGAGGCCTGCGGGAAATCGACCGACGCGGTGAGGATGACCGCGAGCGCCAGCGGCACGAACGCATGGGATACGCTGACCCCGCGCATCTGGCGCAGGCCCGCCCACCACAATCCCAGTCCGGCCAGTGCAGCGATCGCCAGGCCGATCGTCAATCCATCCACCCCGCTCTGCCGGCCAAGCACCCAGGCAAGACCGAGCGCCGTCGCCAACATCGGCACGGCCAGAATCCGGCGGAAGGTCACCATCCATGTGCCGGGCTTCGGCAGCCAGCGCTGAAGGCGCGGTACCCAGGCGATGAGCAGGAAGGGCAGCGCCATGCCCAGACCCAGGCCTGCGAAGACTGTCAGCGCGGCCAGTGGCGGGAGCACGAGTGCCGCGCCGAGCGCCACGCCCAGGAACGGCCCGCTGCAGGGCGTCGCGATCAGCGCGGCCAGCGCTCCCGTACCGAATGCTCCGACGCCCCCACGCCGATCCATCCAGCCGCCGGCAAGGGACGGGCCACGCAATTCGAACAGGCCCGCCAGGTTGAGTGCGATCGCGAGAGATAGCAGCATCAACAGGAGGATGATGCGCGGATCCTGGAGCTGGAACGACCAGCCGATATCGTGACCCAGCGCCCGGGCGGCAATAAGGATGCCGCCGAGTGCGGTCGTCGTGATCACGCTGCCCGCGAAGTAGGATGTGCCCTCGATGCGGGCGCTGCGGGGATCGGCACCGGACTTCGCCAGGCTGAGAGCCTTGAGCGAGAGGATCGGAAACACGCATGGCATGAGATTGAGAAGCAAACCGCCCAGGATCGCGCCCATGAGCGCGATCCGCAACGTCGTCGGCGCGGTGGTGGATGACCCTGGCATGTCCGGCGCGGACGAGGCCGCAGGGAGCGATACGGGTGCTCCGTTTGCGAATGGGAGGCTATTGCTGTTCGCAGCGCTTTCGGAAGGCGCGGGCGCGGGACCCGCGGTGGCTGGCGCATCGCCGGTTCGAATGGCGTAGCTACGAGTGCCGTCGGATATCACCCCGGTAAACCGCTCGGTAGGTGGCGCCCCCGAGGCGGCGACCGTCACGGCGAGGGCGCCATCGGCGTCGCGGGTGACGCTCTGGGCTGCTCCGGCGTCGAACCAGCCGCTGTCTGCGGGAAAAAGACGGGTGCGCTCGGCATCGAGGTTGCCGGCCCCCGCTATTGCGAAAGTCCATCGGCCCCCCCCGCCCGTCATGCTTGCGGCCGCGGCGTCGCGCCGAGGCAGACTAGCCTCGGCGGCGCGGATGATGGAGCGGCTGTCCGCCTTCGCTTTTCCTCCGCCCGTCACCAGCCGAAGGTCGAACGTCGCGCTCTCCGGTACGCACAAGGTGTCCGAGCACACCAGCCAGGAAAGCTGGGCGCGTATCGGCAAGACCGTGCCGGGCGCCACCGACTTGTCGATCGTGAGGTCGGCGAGCAGGGTGAATGCACCCTTGTGAACGTAGCTGGCGAGCCCGGCGAGCCGCAGCAGCGTCGGTGCGGGATGTTCGAGCTGACCGATCCTCACCCCTGTTGGCAGTGTCCAGTTGGCCTCGACCGACAAACCGCTGTCACCCGGATTGGTCCAATATCCGTGCCATCCGGCTTCGGGTACCATCCGAACGGCGAGGCG encodes the following:
- the cueR gene encoding Cu(I)-responsive transcriptional regulator gives rise to the protein MKIGEASNASGVSQRMIRHYEKVGLITAAPRRDSGYRDYDRTDVHTLAFIGRARDLGFGIEEIRQLLGLWQDRSRASAEVKALALARAAELKSKSRQLDSMRRSLERLAAECHGDQMPDCPILDDLESVG
- a CDS encoding heavy metal translocating P-type ATPase, translated to MHENHHHHDCTHGSRAAPQGGHEHGMTTDPVCGMKVDSRTSPHRFELDGKPYWFCSASCLAKFSANPEGYLSGAASGATKANLSDVPAGTIWTCPMHLQIRQDGPGTCPICGMALEPLEPTLEEGPNPELIDMTRRFWVSAAFSVPLVVLVVLMELVGWEVMPIRMSQWVQLVLAAPVVLWGGWPFFERFWQSLRTRNLNMFTLIGLGVGVAFGYSVVATVAPQIFPPALRTMGGMVPVYFEAAAVITTLVLLGQVLELRARSATGKAIRALLGLAPKTARKVNSDGNDEDVELDLVQVGDLLRIRPGEKVPVDGIVVEGRSSIDESMISGEPVPVEKGEGDRVTGATVNGTGGLVMRADRVGRDTMLSQIVRMVADAQRSRAPIQALADRVSGWFVPGVVLIAIATFIVWNFVGPEPRAAHALVNAVAVLIIACPCALGLATPMSIMVGTGRGATSGVLVKNAEALELTERIDTLVVDKTGTLTVGKPKLVKIQPADGFDENEVLRLAAALERGSEHPLAAAIVEGANDRGIVLPESSDFASVTGKGVTGEVDGRRVALGNAALLETIGANTGPLESQADQHRSEGEGVMFVAIDGRLAGIVVVADPIKDSAAEAVAELRQSGIHVVMMTGDNRRTAEAVARRVGIDEVMADVLPQQKQAKVEELRRAGRRVAMAGDGINDAPALAAADVGIAMGTGTDVAMESAAITLVQGDLRGIVRARKLSRATMANIRQNLFFSFVFNAAGVPIAAGVLYPWFGLLLSPIIAGAAMAFSSVAVIGNSLRLRSIHL
- the ygiD gene encoding 4,5-DOPA dioxygenase extradiol — protein: MPALFIGHGSPMNTLELNGYTQAWRALGERLPRPRAILVVSAHWYIGATAVTAMARPRTIHDFFGFPQPLFDFQYPASGAPDVAQEVVEAVRPEWVGLDQEEWGLDHGTWSVLAHLYPKADVPVLQLSINASQPFSYHLELGARLNSLRDKGVLILSSGNVVHNLRLVQWNQPTAGADWAQRFDEAVRAQMADDPSGILKLGEHPDFAKAVPTPDHYLPLLYTAGLAAAEGRSQSFIEGYSLGSLSMTSYNVGPDLDLPAFADGAAELPADVPPDQTNM
- a CDS encoding NADPH-dependent FMN reductase, which gives rise to MTQTRKVAVIVGSLRKDSLNRKAAHALAGLAPDGVELEIVEIGDLPLYDEDVEAGGAPAPWERFRSQVKASDAVLFVTPEYNRSVPGALKNAIDVGSRPYGASVFAGKPAAVMSLSQGAVGGFGANHHLRQSLVFLDMPVLQQPEAYIGGAGAMFDDRGDLAAKDTEAFFQTFIDAFAAWIDRNVSREETSHG
- a CDS encoding pirin family protein; the encoded protein is MIEVRPFAGLGAADHGWLDARHHFAFADYRDPARTNWGQLRVWNDDTIAPRSGFPPHPHRDMEIITYVRKGAITHQDSLGNTGRTEAGDVQVMSAGSGVTHSEYNHEDEATQIFQIWIIPDERGGQPSWGARPFPKDDRDGQFVTLASGIEEDSDSLPIRAQARVLGATIKAGETVTYEAAPDRHLYLVPATGKVRIDEVEVNARDGAAITGLARIEVTALEDSELVLVDAR
- a CDS encoding AlpA family phage regulatory protein, translating into MIGRAETRKRSNFYHRHSPECLVEADMGLAAIQDKRDKVVRNDQENRTMDVGSPTVDQLRIFLAVAEHGSFNQAAKKLGRALSVVSYGIAALELQLGVKVFDREGSRRPKLTDPGRALLADARAVIDEVDGMVARARSVRQGLETELALAVDVMVPSTASHGFSPATSRNSNARMLCSAMSLLVAKEVFMANEAPVDATERRRLTRLIRLPEVQDRVGLGRSTIYRWMAEGKFPKPVQLGGFTVAWPEHEIVEWIAGQMGRRDRGPG
- a CDS encoding bifunctional metallophosphatase/5'-nucleotidase; translated protein: MKVFDIIERDHSMRRSLTLLQLNDLHGYIEPHRELVREGGEWTFIELGGLARIATLFDRVRQVTGGAVIALDNGDTFHGTHVAVASRGHALVPMMNALKIDAMTVHWEFAYTPTGVCDLAAKLDYPMLAINCYRKDNGSLLLAPWRIVERGGLRVGIVGIACPIVDKTMPRAFSEGVRFTIGNEELPGTIRHLRDSEGVDLVVVLSHLGFPQDVKLARETDGIDVIVSGHTHNRMHEAIVENGAIIFQSGCHGSFVGRLDLEVEAGRVASHRHELIPIDDSLADDAKVAAMVEDALAPERVQMSEVVGHIDKPLHRYAMAQSSMDDILLRAIAGVGGTDLAFSNGWRYGAPIAPGPVTLNDLWNIIPTNPEVMTVQLTGAEIRTMIEENLERTFSADPFGQMGGYVKRMLGLKLFLKAENPSGRRIDRLFAGSAEVQTDQVYTVAFVTEQGVPGKFGTGRAKTGVSAIDALRRLFAMISITKHEPVQTVFLA
- a CDS encoding DsbA family protein codes for the protein MAEAGLSRRHLAQLALVALGGWGASAILRGLTPLGVDVAANPTAQAALQDPDAPRAGPPDATLAVVVFGDYQCPACRFASPALHEAVGEDGEVMLIYKEWPIFGALSERSARVALASDWQGIYSDFHQALMAEPRRLEDTVLREVAEAVGGNWAQIETDLASQRQAIDRAIAHTRIEAFTLGLAGTPAYLIGHRLVNGALSLDEFKSAFRSARAV
- a CDS encoding DsrE family protein; the protein is MLAATGALFASPIEAETPPALPVPHYGAVVSLPDAANQPDPAIDYRVVFDISAAATDSSAPHPSLGKVARFLNLLATKSVRPPGGNIVAVIHGPATSAIVAHTAYRSRFAMDNPNLALIAELEAAGAQIHVCGQALHAQKIAASDVAPTVTIDLAALTTVATLQLRGFALIAD